The following proteins are encoded in a genomic region of Aminivibrio pyruvatiphilus:
- a CDS encoding carbon-nitrogen family hydrolase, protein MKLRVGVLQLDVALGDREKNRKNVEKWMASVSVPSDMPTAVVIPEIWDVGYALDRAAELADPEGKGAAEFLGSLAKKYGVWFVGGSVLASTGSGFANRAQVINPRGELVAYYDKVHLIRLMEEEKYFTGGRKECLFSLEGAKAGCVICYDIRFCEWLRTYALRGTEVLFVSAEWPSPRADHWKTLLRARAIENQMYMVACNRCGTTGDTHFGGGSMILGPKGEVLFEGGEGEEAGFVTIDLDEVSRTRNFLTVFNDRVPDIYGTHLK, encoded by the coding sequence GTGAAGCTTCGAGTCGGCGTGCTGCAGCTTGATGTCGCCCTGGGCGACCGGGAGAAGAACAGGAAAAACGTGGAGAAGTGGATGGCCTCGGTGTCCGTTCCGTCCGACATGCCCACGGCGGTGGTCATACCGGAGATCTGGGACGTGGGGTACGCCCTCGACAGGGCGGCGGAACTCGCGGACCCGGAAGGCAAGGGGGCGGCCGAGTTTCTCGGAAGCCTGGCGAAGAAGTACGGGGTGTGGTTCGTGGGCGGTTCCGTGCTCGCCTCCACGGGGAGCGGCTTCGCGAACCGCGCCCAGGTGATCAACCCCAGGGGCGAGCTGGTGGCCTACTACGACAAGGTCCATCTCATTCGCCTCATGGAGGAGGAAAAGTATTTCACCGGCGGCAGAAAGGAATGCCTCTTCTCCCTCGAGGGAGCGAAGGCGGGCTGCGTCATCTGCTACGACATCCGGTTCTGCGAATGGCTGCGCACCTATGCCCTCCGGGGCACGGAGGTGCTTTTCGTGAGCGCCGAGTGGCCGAGTCCCCGGGCGGATCACTGGAAGACCCTTCTCCGGGCGAGGGCCATCGAAAACCAGATGTACATGGTGGCCTGCAACCGGTGCGGCACCACCGGGGACACCCATTTCGGCGGCGGCTCCATGATCCTCGGCCCCAAGGGAGAGGTCCTCTTCGAGGGCGGGGAAGGCGAAGAGGCGGGGTTTGTCACCATTGACCTCGACGAGGTGTCCAGGACCAGGAATTTCCTGACGGTCTTCAATGACAGGGTACCCGATATCTACGGGACCCATCTTAAATAG
- a CDS encoding TRAP transporter small permease, translated as MKKIQTFFSVLTGICLAVVFAVTFGQVIQRYVFQLPMPWATDIIRIFFVYSVFFGMAVGVFKKAHLNIDVLVQVLPPRLKPWFDLLSNIVVCTFLTVVLRYSFSFMTANADQVTPYLLFPMSYVYMVIPFTVGFMVLFLALDTVKLLGTMAGRGNGSSSAGR; from the coding sequence GTGAAAAAAATACAGACGTTTTTTTCCGTTCTCACGGGAATCTGCCTTGCGGTAGTTTTTGCCGTGACCTTCGGCCAGGTAATCCAGCGGTATGTATTCCAGCTCCCCATGCCCTGGGCGACGGACATAATCCGGATTTTCTTTGTCTACTCAGTGTTTTTCGGCATGGCGGTAGGGGTCTTCAAGAAGGCCCACCTCAACATCGACGTCCTTGTCCAGGTCCTGCCTCCGCGGCTCAAGCCATGGTTCGATCTTCTGTCCAACATCGTGGTCTGCACCTTTCTGACCGTGGTGCTGCGGTACAGCTTTTCCTTCATGACGGCCAATGCCGACCAGGTGACCCCCTACCTCCTTTTCCCCATGAGCTATGTGTACATGGTCATCCCCTTTACGGTAGGCTTTATGGTCCTCTTTCTGGCGCTGGATACGGTGAAGCTCCTGGGGACTATGGCAGGAAGAGGGAACGGCTCCTCTTCCGCCGGGAGGTGA
- a CDS encoding TRAP transporter large permease — MLWIAGLFGVFLLGIPISFSLGATTLAGLLGMGLPLEVIVQRMFTGIDNFAFVAIPLFILAGNLMAVGGISKRITTFSEALVGHWPGGLGMVAIVASMIFAAVTGSAIAATAAIGALLISEMISKGYSRAYSASLVATAGSIGPIIPPSIPLVVYGVIVGSSIAKLFMGGVIPGLLMGFFLMVANWLISKRRGYVGREKRASAAELRQGLKDAVLALLMPVIIIGGIVGGIFTPTESAAIAVAYALLLGGLVYRELSWKKIAHAFIEAAITNGVILTVLMTASLFIWFMTVKMIPQSITQSLLQVIDTKWGALMVMNIILLIAGTFIDTTSALTIFVPLFLPLVKTFGIDLIHFGVMVAVNLTIGMCTPPLGVCLFVSCEIAGTSLREMFRDLVIMLIPLLILLLLITYVPAVVTWLPDFLGL, encoded by the coding sequence ATGCTCTGGATAGCCGGCCTGTTCGGCGTTTTCCTGCTGGGAATTCCCATCTCCTTCTCCCTGGGGGCCACGACCCTCGCAGGGCTGCTCGGCATGGGGCTGCCCCTTGAAGTCATTGTCCAGCGGATGTTTACGGGCATCGATAACTTCGCCTTCGTGGCCATCCCCCTGTTCATCCTCGCGGGCAACCTGATGGCCGTGGGCGGTATTTCGAAGCGGATCACCACCTTTTCCGAAGCCCTGGTGGGGCACTGGCCCGGCGGGCTCGGCATGGTGGCCATCGTGGCCTCCATGATCTTCGCGGCGGTCACTGGCTCCGCCATAGCGGCCACGGCGGCCATCGGCGCCCTGCTCATCAGCGAGATGATCTCCAAGGGGTATTCCCGGGCCTATTCGGCATCCCTGGTGGCCACGGCGGGATCCATAGGGCCCATCATCCCGCCGAGCATCCCCCTGGTGGTGTACGGCGTCATCGTGGGCAGCTCCATCGCGAAGCTGTTCATGGGCGGCGTCATTCCCGGTCTTCTCATGGGCTTTTTCCTCATGGTCGCCAACTGGCTCATCAGCAAACGGAGGGGCTACGTGGGACGGGAAAAGCGGGCCTCGGCGGCGGAACTCCGCCAGGGCCTCAAGGATGCCGTCCTCGCCCTTCTCATGCCGGTGATCATCATCGGCGGCATCGTGGGGGGCATCTTCACCCCCACCGAGTCGGCTGCCATCGCGGTAGCCTACGCCCTTCTCCTCGGCGGGCTCGTCTACAGGGAACTCTCCTGGAAGAAGATCGCCCACGCCTTTATCGAGGCGGCCATAACCAACGGGGTCATTCTCACGGTGCTCATGACGGCGAGCCTCTTCATCTGGTTCATGACGGTGAAGATGATCCCCCAGTCCATCACCCAGAGCCTGCTCCAGGTCATCGACACCAAGTGGGGCGCCCTGATGGTGATGAACATCATTCTGCTCATCGCCGGAACCTTCATCGACACCACCAGCGCCCTCACCATTTTCGTTCCCCTCTTCCTTCCCCTGGTGAAGACCTTCGGCATCGACCTGATCCATTTCGGCGTCATGGTGGCGGTGAACCTGACCATCGGCATGTGCACCCCGCCCCTGGGAGTGTGTCTCTTCGTTTCCTGCGAGATTGCAGGCACCTCCCTCCGGGAGATGTTCAGGGACCTGGTGATCATGCTCATACCCCTGCTGATCCTGCTGCTGCTCATAACCTACGTCCCCGCCGTGGTGACATGGCTGCCCGATTTCCTCGGGCTCTGA
- a CDS encoding secondary thiamine-phosphate synthase enzyme YjbQ, with product MRIHTEYLWFETKKRKELVRITPKLEQILGRSGVSDGMMLVSAMHITAGIIVNDDETGLHGDIMEWLEKTAPEDPSYAHHSTGEDNGDAHLKRIMVHHQAILPVTGGKLDLGPWEQCFYAEFDGRRRKRVVVKIMGE from the coding sequence ATGAGAATTCATACGGAATATCTGTGGTTCGAAACGAAGAAACGAAAGGAACTGGTCCGCATCACGCCGAAGCTTGAGCAGATTCTCGGGCGAAGCGGCGTTTCGGACGGGATGATGCTTGTATCGGCCATGCACATCACCGCCGGAATCATCGTGAACGATGATGAAACGGGACTTCACGGGGATATTATGGAGTGGCTCGAGAAAACAGCCCCCGAAGATCCGTCCTACGCCCACCACAGCACGGGGGAGGACAACGGGGACGCTCACCTGAAGCGGATCATGGTCCACCACCAGGCGATTCTGCCGGTGACAGGCGGAAAACTCGATCTCGGACCCTGGGAACAGTGTTTCTATGCTGAATTCGACGGCAGGCGCAGAAAGCGCGTGGTCGTCAAGATCATGGGGGAATAA
- a CDS encoding DctP family TRAP transporter solute-binding subunit, whose translation MKKSGVFLAAVAVFMFLLTGAAFAAVEFKFAHSGSLEHQYQIGAEQFKKLVEEKSGGEMKVIIFPQAQLGGERDLAEGVRMGTIEMSSVAAGNMAGFVPELQVFGVPFLFQTREQVYSVIDGPVGKDLADIMLGKGFVNLSIWEVGFRNITNNIRPVKTPDDMKGLKIRVQESKIWIEFMKSLGAVATPIPFGELYTALQQKVVDGQENPVATIYSMKFYEVQKYLSLTGHTYEPALVVANPKWFNGLDPKHQAILKEAAMEAAVFQRQKLAELDRERFEVIRKAGVEVEENPDKAAFAKATEDLHKVLADSVPEALVQKIKDEVAKVK comes from the coding sequence ATGAAGAAGAGCGGAGTGTTTCTTGCGGCAGTTGCGGTGTTCATGTTCCTTCTGACCGGGGCGGCGTTTGCTGCGGTGGAGTTCAAGTTCGCCCACTCGGGAAGCCTGGAGCACCAGTACCAGATCGGAGCGGAGCAGTTCAAGAAGCTCGTGGAGGAGAAGTCCGGCGGAGAGATGAAAGTCATCATCTTCCCGCAGGCTCAGCTCGGCGGCGAGAGGGACCTGGCCGAAGGAGTCCGCATGGGCACCATCGAAATGAGCTCCGTGGCGGCGGGCAACATGGCAGGGTTCGTTCCCGAGCTCCAGGTGTTCGGCGTGCCTTTCCTCTTCCAGACCAGGGAGCAGGTGTACTCAGTGATCGACGGCCCCGTGGGCAAGGATCTTGCTGACATCATGCTCGGCAAGGGCTTCGTGAACCTCTCCATCTGGGAGGTCGGTTTCAGGAACATCACCAACAACATCCGGCCCGTGAAGACCCCCGACGATATGAAGGGACTGAAGATCAGGGTCCAGGAGTCCAAGATCTGGATCGAGTTCATGAAGAGTCTCGGCGCCGTAGCCACCCCCATTCCCTTCGGCGAGCTCTATACCGCCCTGCAGCAGAAGGTTGTGGACGGCCAGGAGAATCCCGTGGCCACCATCTACTCCATGAAGTTCTACGAGGTGCAGAAATACCTCTCCCTTACGGGGCACACATACGAACCCGCTCTCGTGGTGGCCAACCCCAAGTGGTTCAACGGCCTCGACCCGAAGCACCAGGCCATACTGAAGGAAGCTGCCATGGAAGCGGCCGTCTTCCAGCGGCAGAAGCTTGCCGAGCTGGACAGGGAGCGCTTCGAGGTTATCCGGAAGGCAGGAGTGGAAGTGGAGGAGAACCCCGACAAGGCAGCCTTCGCCAAAGCCACGGAGGATCTTCATAAGGTTCTCGCCGACTCCGTTCCCGAGGCCCTTGTCCAGAAGATAAAGGATGAAGTCGCAAAGGTGAAGTAG
- a CDS encoding carbon-nitrogen hydrolase family protein yields MARKRYQHELELRQFTLEDYDEVKRIMDRIYPKMGGAWTREQFRSMITRFPEGQLCIEDKGRVVAGAFSLVIDYSRFGDRHTYNEVVGDGTLKNHDPEGDFLYGIDIFVSPDYREKRLGRRLYDARKELCETLNLKGIIIGGRIPGYAEWADKKTPQQYLRMVNNREISDPVLTFQVSNDFHYKKMVENYWPEDYSSKGYGVIMEWNNIYYEERKRLISKVKTYMRLGVVQWQMRSFESFEDFLQQVEFFVDTQAGYNTDLMLFPELFNAPLLAQFDQEDPAEAMRSLAGYTAELRKSLVEMAVSYNINIVSGSVPELRNNRLYNVSFLCRRDGTWDQQYKLHITPDEYRYWGLQGGHDLRVFQTDVGKVGILICYDVEFPELSRYLAIKGMDILLIPFWTDTKNAYLRVRRCAQSRAIENECYVAIAGSVGNIPKVENMDIQYAQSAIFTPSDFAFPHDAVAAEATPNTEMALIADLDVELLKELRLQGSVRNLSSRRTDLYWIDWLKEKEREEEE; encoded by the coding sequence ATGGCCCGGAAACGGTACCAGCACGAACTGGAGCTGCGCCAGTTCACCCTTGAAGATTATGACGAAGTGAAGCGGATAATGGACAGAATATACCCGAAAATGGGAGGAGCCTGGACCAGGGAACAGTTCAGGTCGATGATCACCCGCTTTCCCGAGGGGCAGCTCTGTATCGAGGACAAGGGCAGGGTGGTGGCCGGAGCCTTTTCCCTCGTCATAGACTATTCCCGCTTCGGCGACAGGCACACCTACAATGAGGTCGTCGGCGACGGCACCCTGAAAAACCATGATCCGGAAGGGGATTTCCTCTACGGCATCGACATCTTCGTCTCCCCCGACTACAGGGAGAAACGGCTCGGCAGACGTCTCTACGACGCCAGGAAGGAACTCTGCGAAACCCTGAACCTCAAGGGGATCATCATCGGAGGCCGGATTCCCGGCTATGCCGAATGGGCGGACAAAAAAACCCCCCAGCAGTACCTCCGCATGGTAAACAACCGGGAGATCTCCGACCCCGTCCTCACGTTCCAGGTCAGCAACGACTTCCACTACAAGAAGATGGTGGAAAACTACTGGCCGGAGGATTACAGCTCCAAGGGATACGGCGTCATCATGGAGTGGAACAACATCTATTACGAGGAGCGGAAGAGGCTCATCTCCAAGGTGAAGACCTACATGCGCCTCGGGGTCGTCCAGTGGCAGATGCGGAGCTTCGAGTCCTTCGAGGACTTTCTGCAGCAGGTGGAGTTTTTCGTGGACACCCAGGCCGGGTACAATACGGACCTCATGCTCTTCCCCGAACTGTTCAACGCCCCTCTGTTGGCCCAGTTCGACCAGGAGGACCCGGCAGAGGCCATGCGGTCCCTGGCGGGGTACACGGCGGAACTCCGGAAGAGCCTTGTGGAGATGGCGGTCTCCTACAACATCAACATCGTGTCGGGGAGCGTGCCTGAGCTCAGGAACAACCGGCTGTACAACGTCTCCTTCCTCTGCAGGAGGGACGGCACCTGGGACCAGCAGTACAAGCTCCATATCACTCCTGACGAGTACCGGTACTGGGGCCTCCAGGGAGGACACGACCTCCGGGTCTTCCAGACGGACGTGGGGAAGGTGGGCATCCTCATCTGCTACGACGTGGAATTTCCCGAGCTCTCCCGGTACCTGGCCATCAAGGGAATGGACATTCTGCTCATCCCCTTCTGGACGGACACCAAGAACGCCTACCTCAGGGTGCGGCGCTGCGCCCAGTCCCGGGCCATCGAGAACGAATGCTACGTGGCCATCGCCGGGAGCGTGGGGAACATCCCCAAGGTGGAGAACATGGACATCCAGTACGCCCAGTCCGCCATCTTCACCCCTTCGGACTTCGCCTTTCCCCACGACGCCGTGGCGGCGGAGGCGACTCCTAATACAGAAATGGCCCTCATCGCCGACCTCGACGTGGAGCTCCTGAAGGAACTCCGGCTCCAGGGAAGCGTCCGGAACCTGTCAAGCCGCCGGACGGACCTGTACTGGATCGACTGGCTGAAGGAAAAGGAACGGGAAGAGGAAGAGTAG
- a CDS encoding S9 family peptidase — MMKSILLGTAALLALSLLPSPARAAGGLIPMEDFFRNPERSGFQISPDGTRISYRASWERRMNIFVQNVGEETATRITSATERDILAYFWAGNDRILYLQDSGGDENYHLYAVDALGSEARDLTPFKEVRVSIVDRLEEIEDEVLIGMNRRDPRLFDVYRLNIASGKLTLIEENPGDIEGWMTDHEGKLRVAIRTDGVNRSLLYRDREDYPFRTLLTTDFRESVSPLFFTFDNKKLYVASNLGRNTSAIFVFNPEKAENEELIFEHPEVDVYALFRSKKRKVITGTGYTTDRFRYHFFDEERAELQKELESRLPGYVVTVTSMNKEEDRALLHAGSDRTQGTYYFYDMKTKDFRKLADLTPWLPEEKLAPMKPVQYTARDGLTIHGYLTLPAGSDGRNLPVVINPHGGPWARDTWGYDSETQFLANRGLAVLQMNFRGSTGYGRAFWEAGFKQWGRAMQDDITDGVQWLIDQEIADPERIGIYGGSYGGYAVLAGLAFTPEIYACGVDYVGVSNIFTLLETIPPYWELGRQMLYEQIGHPEKDRDLLKSVSPVFHADRIRAPLFVAQGANDPRVKKAESDQIVEALRARGVDVEYMVKDNEGHGFLNEENRFDFYRAMERFLARHLGSMAE, encoded by the coding sequence ATGATGAAATCCATACTTCTGGGAACGGCGGCTCTTCTGGCTCTCTCCCTTCTCCCCTCTCCGGCCCGTGCGGCCGGCGGGCTCATCCCCATGGAGGATTTCTTCCGGAATCCCGAAAGGAGCGGATTCCAGATATCCCCCGACGGGACGCGCATATCGTACCGCGCTTCATGGGAACGAAGAATGAACATCTTTGTGCAGAATGTCGGAGAGGAAACGGCAACGCGCATTACGTCGGCGACGGAGAGAGACATCCTGGCCTACTTCTGGGCAGGGAACGACCGGATTCTCTACCTGCAGGACTCGGGCGGGGACGAGAACTACCACCTCTACGCCGTGGACGCACTGGGTTCCGAAGCGAGGGACCTGACTCCCTTCAAGGAGGTACGGGTTTCCATCGTGGACCGCCTGGAGGAGATCGAGGACGAGGTTCTCATCGGAATGAACCGGAGGGATCCCCGGCTCTTCGATGTCTACAGGCTGAACATCGCCTCCGGGAAACTGACTCTCATCGAGGAAAACCCCGGGGACATCGAGGGATGGATGACCGACCACGAGGGGAAGCTCAGGGTGGCCATCCGGACCGACGGGGTCAACCGGTCCCTCCTCTATCGCGACAGGGAGGATTACCCCTTCCGGACGCTCCTCACCACCGACTTTCGGGAGAGCGTGTCTCCTCTCTTCTTCACCTTCGACAACAAAAAGCTCTACGTTGCCTCCAACCTGGGAAGGAATACCTCCGCCATCTTCGTCTTCAACCCCGAAAAGGCGGAAAACGAGGAGCTCATTTTCGAGCACCCCGAGGTGGACGTGTACGCCCTGTTCCGGTCGAAGAAAAGGAAAGTGATCACGGGAACGGGGTACACCACCGACCGGTTCCGGTACCATTTCTTCGACGAAGAGCGGGCGGAACTCCAGAAGGAGCTCGAGTCCCGGCTCCCCGGATACGTGGTCACCGTGACATCCATGAACAAAGAGGAAGACAGGGCTCTCCTCCACGCCGGGAGCGACCGGACCCAGGGGACCTATTACTTTTACGACATGAAGACGAAGGACTTCCGGAAACTCGCCGACCTCACTCCCTGGCTGCCCGAGGAGAAACTCGCCCCCATGAAACCGGTGCAGTACACAGCCCGGGACGGGCTGACCATCCACGGGTATCTCACCCTCCCCGCCGGGAGTGACGGCAGAAACCTCCCCGTGGTGATCAACCCCCACGGCGGACCGTGGGCCCGGGACACCTGGGGATACGACAGCGAAACCCAGTTCCTCGCAAACCGTGGACTCGCCGTGCTCCAGATGAACTTCCGGGGCTCCACGGGTTACGGACGGGCTTTCTGGGAAGCGGGCTTCAAACAGTGGGGACGGGCCATGCAGGACGACATCACCGACGGCGTACAATGGCTCATTGACCAGGAAATCGCAGATCCGGAAAGAATCGGCATCTACGGCGGCTCCTACGGGGGGTACGCCGTCCTCGCGGGGCTGGCCTTCACGCCGGAGATCTACGCCTGCGGCGTGGACTACGTAGGGGTATCCAATATCTTCACCCTCCTGGAGACGATACCTCCCTACTGGGAACTCGGCCGCCAGATGCTCTACGAGCAGATCGGCCACCCGGAGAAGGACAGGGACCTGCTGAAATCCGTTTCCCCGGTCTTTCACGCAGACAGGATCCGGGCTCCCCTCTTCGTGGCCCAGGGCGCCAACGACCCCCGGGTCAAGAAGGCGGAATCGGACCAGATCGTGGAAGCCCTCCGCGCGCGGGGAGTGGACGTGGAGTACATGGTAAAGGACAACGAAGGACACGGTTTTCTCAATGAAGAGAACCGGTTCGACTTCTACCGCGCCATGGAGCGCTTCCTTGCCAGGCACCTCGGGAGCATGGCGGAATAA
- a CDS encoding DUF2848 family protein, translating into MKSAVLRKDGVSGEVLLSWDACVAAGYTGRDQAGVLAHVEELRKIGVPAPEKVPSMYWVEPERVSNTGLLWVVGEFSSGEGEVFLARDERGNLCVTVASDHTDRALETVSVAKAKQACSKVIGSLFWRVDEVRGHWDSIELRTWNDGKLYQEGTLGKMLPPEKLFELAREDAPAGTGRLALFSGTLPVLGEGIVYGTRYVLSLKDPVLGREIRHEYSVRVLPDRN; encoded by the coding sequence ATGAAAAGTGCTGTACTGAGAAAAGACGGTGTCTCCGGAGAGGTGCTTCTCTCCTGGGATGCCTGCGTGGCGGCGGGGTACACCGGCCGGGACCAGGCGGGAGTGCTCGCCCACGTGGAGGAGCTGCGGAAGATCGGCGTTCCGGCTCCCGAGAAGGTGCCGTCCATGTACTGGGTGGAGCCGGAGCGGGTGTCGAACACGGGCCTGCTGTGGGTGGTGGGCGAATTTTCCTCCGGCGAGGGAGAGGTGTTCCTCGCCCGGGACGAGAGGGGAAACCTCTGCGTGACCGTGGCCAGCGACCATACGGACAGGGCTCTCGAGACGGTGTCGGTGGCCAAGGCGAAGCAGGCCTGCTCGAAGGTCATCGGCTCCCTCTTCTGGAGGGTGGACGAGGTCAGGGGACACTGGGATTCCATCGAACTGAGAACCTGGAATGACGGGAAGCTCTACCAGGAGGGAACCCTCGGGAAAATGCTTCCCCCGGAGAAGCTTTTCGAACTGGCCAGGGAGGACGCCCCGGCCGGGACGGGAAGGCTCGCCCTGTTCAGCGGCACCCTGCCGGTGCTCGGCGAGGGGATCGTCTACGGGACGCGGTACGTCCTCTCCCTGAAGGATCCCGTTCTTGGAAGGGAGATCCGGCACGAGTATTCCGTCCGGGTCCTTCCCGACCGCAATTGA
- a CDS encoding cupin domain-containing protein, giving the protein MAKPEMEFTDTLPLGQWRQVEGAEKGVFEKILSWDPDTGNLTRLVKFASGVRIPKTQVHDFCEEVFILEGYMVDTAKKLTAPSGYYACRPVGMIHGPYEVPVSCLCFETRYQDPARPLNPGCSLYGMKPE; this is encoded by the coding sequence ATGGCAAAACCGGAGATGGAGTTTACCGATACCCTGCCCCTGGGACAGTGGAGACAGGTGGAGGGAGCGGAAAAAGGGGTGTTTGAAAAGATCCTTTCCTGGGACCCCGATACGGGGAACCTGACCCGACTGGTGAAGTTCGCCTCGGGCGTGCGGATCCCGAAGACCCAGGTCCACGATTTCTGCGAGGAGGTGTTCATCCTCGAAGGGTACATGGTGGACACGGCGAAAAAACTGACCGCCCCTTCCGGGTATTACGCCTGCAGGCCGGTGGGCATGATCCACGGCCCATACGAGGTTCCGGTCTCGTGCCTCTGCTTCGAGACCAGGTACCAGGATCCGGCCCGTCCGCTGAACCCCGGCTGCTCCCTGTACGGGATGAAACCGGAATAA
- a CDS encoding GntR family transcriptional regulator produces MRKDNLASGVYERIKKGILSLEYPPGYILQERNLAEELGMSRTPVREAVHRLSQEGWLRVNSRKNIQVRPVSSSDLREVFQARKILERDALELLLATGLAREAGRKMAAMAGAMNESRGSLFSFITADQSFHSVLFLVLGNSVLRKFWNAVSEEMIWLGMLAMNEKRYDDVLAEHGRILAAVEEGRKRAAREALLEHLEKTEDILLRKIDDVSSSYGRGS; encoded by the coding sequence TTGAGGAAGGACAATCTTGCCTCCGGGGTGTACGAGAGGATCAAAAAGGGCATTCTCTCCCTGGAGTATCCCCCGGGGTATATTCTGCAGGAGCGGAATCTCGCCGAAGAGCTCGGCATGAGCCGGACTCCGGTCCGGGAGGCGGTCCACCGCCTCTCCCAGGAGGGGTGGCTGCGGGTGAATTCCCGGAAGAACATCCAGGTCCGCCCGGTGTCGTCTTCTGATCTTCGGGAGGTGTTCCAGGCGCGGAAGATTCTCGAGCGGGACGCCCTGGAGCTTCTTCTCGCCACGGGCCTTGCCCGGGAGGCGGGGCGGAAGATGGCCGCCATGGCCGGGGCGATGAATGAGTCCCGGGGAAGCCTGTTTTCCTTCATCACGGCGGACCAGTCGTTTCACTCGGTGCTCTTTCTCGTTCTGGGGAACTCCGTTCTCCGGAAATTCTGGAACGCCGTAAGCGAGGAGATGATCTGGCTGGGCATGCTGGCCATGAACGAGAAACGGTATGACGACGTCCTGGCGGAACACGGCAGAATACTGGCGGCAGTGGAGGAAGGCAGAAAGCGGGCTGCCCGGGAGGCCCTCCTGGAGCATCTCGAAAAAACAGAGGACATACTGTTGCGGAAGATCGACGACGTTTCGTCCTCATACGGAAGAGGGAGCTGA